A single Hippocampus zosterae strain Florida chromosome 17, ASM2543408v3, whole genome shotgun sequence DNA region contains:
- the trir gene encoding telomerase RNA component interacting RNase, whose amino-acid sequence MEQRRRQGKSHPADGGSSSSSGGDSDGGCPSSPSAGQQEVPSSSGNAFANDGSFMEMFKKKMEEEMRKKAQGADGEQGHTKPPPVTSFVGKRRGGVFLKTGMVAKKQKQDTETTPGKSDAWSKYMAEVKKYKAHQCGDDDKTRPLVK is encoded by the exons ATGGAACAAAGGCGCCGACAGGGGAAATCGCACCCCGCCGACGgcggtagcagcagcagcagcggcggggaCTCGGATGGCGGCTGCCCCTCGTCCCCGTCCGCGGGCCAACAAGAAGTCCCGTCTTCTTCGGGCAACGCGTTCGCCAACGACGGCAGCTTCATGGAGATGTTCAAGaagaagatggaggaggagatgaggaaaaaggcgcagggggcAGATGGAGAGCAAGGACATACGAAGCCCCCTCCGGTCACCAGCTTT GTGGGGAAGCGCAGAGGAGGTGTGTTCCTTAAGACCGGCATGGTTGCCAAGAAGCAGAAACAGGACACAGAG ACGACGCCCGGCAAGAGTGATGCTTGGTCAAAGTACATGGCGGAGGTGAAAAAGTACAAAGCGCACCAGTGCGGCGATGACGATAAGACCAGGCCATTGGTCAAGTAG